From a single Candoia aspera isolate rCanAsp1 chromosome 2, rCanAsp1.hap2, whole genome shotgun sequence genomic region:
- the CCIN gene encoding calicin, giving the protein MRMQFTEKNHNSFMIQALNKQRKNKEFCDVALSVDQTVFYAHLNVLAAMSSHIRSLISSNDMKADDELFIIIDAKFLSSTLMEELLDYFYTGKIVISEKSVEELLKGAKYFGSQTLKSHCSDFLIRSLKKENCLQYILLATTYDLKEVRNAAYDGIRDNFHYWVGPQGISDFMHCPYYIFSRLLKDENLHVQNEDQIFLALLQWVKYKKNEREKHFKKCFAYIRLTAVSTKTLLAGCREVLLFADHTGPLSRIEGVLSERKQGNPQSLMLQQRKGALMDSVVILGGQKEQGKFNNGVFAYIIGENIWLKLTEMPYRAAALSAASLGKYIYVSGGTTEQISGLKTAWKYDMDTNTWIKLPDLPIGLVFHTMVTCGGAVYSVGGSTAPRKYISSIYKYDEGKEKWTLAGKMSIPMDATALITKGDKTIYIVTGRCLVNGRFSRVGVLDCFDTETRNVVQYITFPIQFNHKPLLSFPQENILSVQSHRESMEINLQKIKISKSSSLVPLLPNNYSLDLSHAVCSIENNKVFVCGGLICPGDKRPEEYSINRQAYMLDQNTGEWRTLAEPPEALDCPACCTAKLPCKVLQKTVVN; this is encoded by the coding sequence ATGAGGATGCAGTTTACAGAAAAGAACCACAATAGTTTTATGATACAGGCCCTTAAcaaacaaagaaagaacaagGAATTTTGTGATGTGGCTCTCAGTGTGGACCAGACCGTCTTCTATGCCCACCTCAATGTCTTAGCAGCTATGTCTTCCCATATAAGGAGTCTGATATCCAGCAATGACATGAAAGCAGATGATGAACTCTTTATTATCATTGATGCAAAATTTCTGAGCTCTACCTTAATGGAGGAATTGCTTGATTACTTCTATACTGGGAAGATTGTGATTTCAGAGAAGAGTGTGGAAGAACTCCTGAAAGGAGCCAAGTACTTCGGTTCCCAAACTTTAAAAAGCCACTGCTCTGACTTCCTCATCCGGTCCCTCAAAAAGGAGAACTGCCTCCAGTACATTCTCCTAGCCACTACATATGACCTGAAGGAGGTAAGGAATGCTGCCTATGATGGGATACGAGACAACTTTCATTACTGGGTAGGGCCTCAGGGCATATCAGATTTTATGCACTGCCCTTACTACATCTTCAGCAGACTGCTTAAGGATGAGAATCTTCATGTGCAAAATGAAGACCAGATCTTTCTTGCTCTCCTTCAGTGggtaaaatacaaaaagaatgaaagggagaagcattttaaaaagtgctttgccTATATACGCTTAACGGCAGTTTCTACCAAGACGCTACTTGCAGGCTGTCGGGAAGTGTTGCTCTTTGCAGACCACACTGGACCTCTGTCCCGGATAGAGGGCGTGCTGAGTGAACGTAAACAAGGAAATCCTCAAAGTTTGATGCTTCAACAGAGGAAGGGGGCATTGATGGACTCAGTAGTAATCTTGGGGGGACAAAAAGAGCAGGGTAAATTCAACAATGGAGTTTTTGCATATATCATTGGAGAGAATATCTGGCTGAAACTCACAGAAATGCCTTACAGAGCAGCTGCACTCAGTGCAGCCTCGTTGGGGAAATACATTTATGTCTCTGGAGGAACTACTGAGCAGATCTCTGGGCTGAAGACTGCATGGAAGTATGATATGGATACCAATACATGGATCAAACTTCCAGATCTACCAATTGGTCTTGTTTTCCACACCATGGTGACTTGTGGAGGAGCAGTGTACTCTGTAGGGGGTAGTACAGCCCCAAGAAAGTATATTTCCAGTATCTACAAGTATGATGAAGGGAAAGAGAAGTGGACTCTTGCTGGGAAGATGAGTATACCTATGGATGCAACTGCGCTCATCACCAAGGGAGACAAGACTATTTACATTGTGACAGGGAGATGTCTGGTAAATGGGCGCTTTTCACGAGTAGGTGTGCTGGACTGCTTTGACACTGAGACCCGGAATGTGGTCCAGTACATCACTTTTCCCATTCAGTTCAACCATAAGCCCTTGCTGTCTTTTCCACAGGAGAACATTTTGAGTGTACAGAGCCACAGAGAGAGCATGGAAATAAATCTGCAGAAGATTAAAATTAGCAAATCCTCAAGCCTTGTGCCTCTGCTGCCAAATAACTATAGTCTGGATCTGTCACATGCAGTGTGTTCTATTGAGAATAACAAAGTGTTTGTATGCGGTGGACTCATTTGTCCAGGTGACAAACGTCCAGAGGAGTATTCTATCAATCGGCAAGCATATATGTTAGACCAAAACACTGGGGAATGGAGGACTTTAGCTGAGCCCCCAGAAGCTCTTGATTGTCCTGCTTGCTGCACAGCTAAGTTACCATGCAAGGTTCTCCAAAAAACTGTAGTCAATTAA
- the CLTA gene encoding clathrin light chain A isoform X3, translated as MAEFDLFGAPQPVAGNGALGVGGEEDPAAAFLAQQENEIAGIENDEGYNILENGEVPLGMQGQDVLSEDAIDGVTNGDIYQESNGPTDCYAAISQADRLQTEPESIRKWREEQRERLEVLDANSRKQEAEWKEKAIKELEEWYARQDEQLQKTKANNRVADEAFYKQPFADVIGYVTNINHPCYSLEQLSKLFTAP; from the exons ATGGCCGAGTTCGATCTTTTCGGCGCCCCTCAGCCGGTGGCGGGAAACGGGGCACTGGGGGTTGGCGGCGAGGAAGACCCAGCCGCCGCCTTCCTGGCCCAGCAGGAAAATGAGATCGCGGGCATCGAGAACGACGAGGGCTACAACATCCTCGAAAACGGCGAGGTGCCCCTCGGGATGCAAGGCCAAGACGTGCTGTCCGAGG atgcAATTGATGGAGTGACGAATGGTGATATCTACCAG GAGAGCAACGGTCCTACCGACTGCTACGCTGCTATCTCTCAAGCTGATCGTCTGCAGACAGAACCAGAGAGCATCCGCAAGTGGAGAGAAGAGCAGCGGGAGCGCCTAGAAGTGCTCG ATGCAAATTCTCGAAAGCAAGAagcagaatggaaagaaaaagcaataaagGAGTTGGAGGAATGGTATGCAAGACAAGATGAGCAgctacagaaaacaaaagcaaacaacag GGTGGCAGATGAAGCTTTCTACAAACAACCCTTCGCTGACGTGATCGGTTATGT CACAAACATAAACCATCCTTGCTACAGCCTAGAACAGTTAAGTAAACTCTTCACTGCCCCTTAA
- the CLTA gene encoding clathrin light chain A isoform X1, with protein MAEFDLFGAPQPVAGNGALGVGGEEDPAAAFLAQQENEIAGIENDEGYNILENGEVPLGMQGQDVLSEDAIDGVTNGDIYQESNGPTDCYAAISQADRLQTEPESIRKWREEQRERLEVLDANSRKQEAEWKEKAIKELEEWYARQDEQLQKTKANNRVADEAFYKQPFADVIGYVAAEEVFVNDVDDSSPGTEWERVARLCDFNPKSSKQAKDVSRMRSVLISLKQAPLVR; from the exons ATGGCCGAGTTCGATCTTTTCGGCGCCCCTCAGCCGGTGGCGGGAAACGGGGCACTGGGGGTTGGCGGCGAGGAAGACCCAGCCGCCGCCTTCCTGGCCCAGCAGGAAAATGAGATCGCGGGCATCGAGAACGACGAGGGCTACAACATCCTCGAAAACGGCGAGGTGCCCCTCGGGATGCAAGGCCAAGACGTGCTGTCCGAGG atgcAATTGATGGAGTGACGAATGGTGATATCTACCAG GAGAGCAACGGTCCTACCGACTGCTACGCTGCTATCTCTCAAGCTGATCGTCTGCAGACAGAACCAGAGAGCATCCGCAAGTGGAGAGAAGAGCAGCGGGAGCGCCTAGAAGTGCTCG ATGCAAATTCTCGAAAGCAAGAagcagaatggaaagaaaaagcaataaagGAGTTGGAGGAATGGTATGCAAGACAAGATGAGCAgctacagaaaacaaaagcaaacaacag GGTGGCAGATGAAGCTTTCTACAAACAACCCTTCGCTGACGTGATCGGTTATGT GGCAGCTGAAGAAGTCTTTGTGAATGATGTTGATGACTCATCTCCTGGCACCGAGTGGGAACGTGTGGCTCGACTCTGTGACTTTAACCCCAAGTCGAGTAAGCAGGCGAAAGATGTGTCCCGCATGCGCTCAGTGCTCATTTCGCTCAAGCAGGCTCCGCTGGTTCGCTGA
- the CLTA gene encoding clathrin light chain A isoform X2, whose amino-acid sequence MAEFDLFGAPQPVAGNGALGVGGEEDPAAAFLAQQENEIAGIENDEGYNILENGEVPLGMQGQDVLSEDAIDGVTNGDIYQESNGPTDCYAAISQADRLQTEPESIRKWREEQRERLEVLDANSRKQEAEWKEKAIKELEEWYARQDEQLQKTKANNRAAEEVFVNDVDDSSPGTEWERVARLCDFNPKSSKQAKDVSRMRSVLISLKQAPLVR is encoded by the exons ATGGCCGAGTTCGATCTTTTCGGCGCCCCTCAGCCGGTGGCGGGAAACGGGGCACTGGGGGTTGGCGGCGAGGAAGACCCAGCCGCCGCCTTCCTGGCCCAGCAGGAAAATGAGATCGCGGGCATCGAGAACGACGAGGGCTACAACATCCTCGAAAACGGCGAGGTGCCCCTCGGGATGCAAGGCCAAGACGTGCTGTCCGAGG atgcAATTGATGGAGTGACGAATGGTGATATCTACCAG GAGAGCAACGGTCCTACCGACTGCTACGCTGCTATCTCTCAAGCTGATCGTCTGCAGACAGAACCAGAGAGCATCCGCAAGTGGAGAGAAGAGCAGCGGGAGCGCCTAGAAGTGCTCG ATGCAAATTCTCGAAAGCAAGAagcagaatggaaagaaaaagcaataaagGAGTTGGAGGAATGGTATGCAAGACAAGATGAGCAgctacagaaaacaaaagcaaacaacag GGCAGCTGAAGAAGTCTTTGTGAATGATGTTGATGACTCATCTCCTGGCACCGAGTGGGAACGTGTGGCTCGACTCTGTGACTTTAACCCCAAGTCGAGTAAGCAGGCGAAAGATGTGTCCCGCATGCGCTCAGTGCTCATTTCGCTCAAGCAGGCTCCGCTGGTTCGCTGA